In the genome of Microthrixaceae bacterium, one region contains:
- a CDS encoding HsdR family type I site-specific deoxyribonuclease, with translation MALFNEANTVRDFVRDLVTSIDVRFVPGNELPRGTDEVMLEGAVKAALIDLNPEIMADPSKADEVIHTLRAILISARTTPHPVVANEEFMAWLTGQKSMPFGPNGEHTTVRLIDFDHLEDDSSNDWVISTEVPFQIGRVGKRFDLVLWCNGFPLVVGEAKTPIRAAYSWIDGAAQVHDDYEASVPQFFVPNVLSFATEGKDFRYGSVGMPVELWGPWREDESDPDAPAKVGLEVVKDAVNGVLKPAAVLDFLRFFTVYATDKKHRKIKMIARFQQFQGTNLIVQRVLHGKIKQGLIWHFQGSGKSLLMVFTALKLRAMAELTNPTILIVVDRIDLDTQITGTFNASDVPGLVSTDSRKELQTLLSQGARKIIITTIHKFGEAEGVLDDRQNIIAMVDEAHRSQEGDYGQKMREALPNAFLFGLTGTPINKRDRNTFMWFGSPEDEGGYLSRYTFQDSIRDGATLPLHFEPRLSEIHLDQEKIDAAFEELAADRNLTEGEKITLSKRAASIEVLIKAPDRIHQVAADVVEHFTTKVEPEGFKAQLVAYDKASCVAYKEALDTMLPPEASTIVMSKSRTDPASWAKWTPGAEDLEQVVARFNDPADPLKIIIVTAKLLTGFDAPILQTQYLDKPLKEHTLLQAITRTNRVYPPNKTHGLIVDYLGIFDDVAKSLAFDETTVQQVISNIEELKKRLAPAMATAIAFFPGVDRTIGGYEGLIQAQAAIADDTIKDAFGSAYSVVSQLWEALSPDPMLKPHRDDYKWLTDVYESVRPADITGRLVWHALGAKTIELINENIQVEIPQGAETIVLDAQTIEDLMTGTRKDVPLKEIEKQITARIAKHLNNPVFIELGQRLNALREKYADIQQSSLDFLRELLELAKDTVAAEKAEELIPREEKGKAALTELFEALKGDETPIIVSNVVDRIDDVVRAVRFDGWQSTIAGDQEVRKALRQTLYVQFKIRDNDVFEKALGYVREYY, from the coding sequence ATGGCCCTGTTCAACGAGGCGAATACCGTCCGCGATTTCGTCCGCGATCTGGTGACCTCGATCGATGTCCGGTTCGTTCCGGGCAACGAACTGCCACGCGGCACTGATGAGGTGATGTTGGAGGGTGCGGTCAAGGCGGCGCTCATTGATCTCAATCCGGAGATCATGGCTGATCCGAGCAAGGCGGACGAGGTCATCCACACATTGCGGGCGATTCTCATCTCGGCCCGCACGACACCACACCCCGTGGTCGCTAACGAGGAGTTCATGGCGTGGCTGACCGGGCAGAAGTCGATGCCGTTCGGCCCGAACGGTGAGCACACCACCGTCAGGCTCATCGACTTTGACCACCTCGAGGACGATTCGTCGAACGATTGGGTGATCTCGACCGAGGTCCCGTTCCAGATCGGCCGGGTCGGCAAGCGATTCGACCTCGTGCTGTGGTGCAACGGGTTCCCGCTGGTGGTGGGTGAGGCGAAGACCCCGATCCGAGCCGCCTACTCCTGGATCGACGGCGCCGCGCAGGTACACGACGACTACGAGGCGAGCGTGCCGCAGTTCTTCGTGCCCAACGTGTTGTCGTTCGCGACCGAGGGCAAGGACTTCCGCTACGGCTCGGTCGGGATGCCGGTCGAGTTGTGGGGTCCGTGGCGGGAGGACGAGTCCGACCCGGACGCACCGGCGAAGGTCGGGCTCGAGGTCGTCAAGGACGCCGTGAACGGAGTACTCAAGCCGGCGGCCGTGTTGGATTTCCTGCGGTTCTTCACCGTCTACGCGACTGACAAGAAGCACCGCAAGATCAAGATGATCGCCCGGTTCCAACAGTTCCAGGGCACGAACCTGATCGTGCAGCGGGTGCTGCACGGGAAGATCAAGCAGGGTCTGATCTGGCACTTCCAGGGATCGGGCAAGTCGCTGCTAATGGTGTTCACCGCGTTGAAGCTGCGGGCCATGGCCGAGCTGACCAACCCGACGATCCTGATCGTGGTCGACCGCATCGACCTTGACACCCAGATCACCGGCACCTTCAACGCCTCCGACGTGCCCGGGCTGGTGTCAACGGATTCGCGCAAGGAACTCCAGACCCTGCTGAGTCAGGGTGCGCGCAAGATCATCATCACTACGATCCACAAGTTCGGCGAGGCCGAGGGCGTGCTGGACGATAGGCAGAACATCATCGCGATGGTCGATGAGGCGCACCGGTCCCAGGAGGGTGACTACGGGCAGAAGATGCGCGAGGCGCTGCCCAACGCGTTCCTGTTCGGGCTGACCGGGACTCCGATCAACAAGCGCGACCGCAACACGTTCATGTGGTTCGGGTCGCCGGAGGACGAAGGCGGCTACCTGTCGCGCTACACGTTTCAGGACTCCATCCGTGACGGCGCAACCTTGCCGCTGCACTTCGAGCCGCGCCTGTCCGAGATCCATCTCGATCAGGAGAAGATCGACGCCGCGTTCGAGGAGCTCGCTGCCGACCGCAACCTGACCGAGGGCGAGAAGATCACGCTGTCGAAGAGGGCCGCCTCGATCGAGGTGCTCATCAAGGCACCCGACCGCATCCACCAGGTCGCCGCCGACGTGGTCGAGCACTTCACGACCAAGGTCGAGCCGGAAGGGTTCAAGGCCCAGCTCGTTGCCTACGACAAGGCGTCGTGCGTTGCCTACAAGGAAGCCCTCGACACGATGCTGCCGCCTGAGGCGTCGACCATCGTGATGTCGAAATCCCGCACCGATCCGGCATCGTGGGCGAAGTGGACGCCCGGCGCCGAGGACCTGGAACAGGTCGTTGCTCGATTCAACGACCCAGCCGATCCGCTGAAGATCATCATCGTGACGGCGAAGCTGTTGACCGGGTTTGATGCGCCGATCTTGCAGACGCAGTACCTCGACAAGCCGCTCAAGGAGCACACGCTCCTGCAGGCCATCACCCGCACCAACCGGGTCTATCCGCCGAATAAGACGCACGGCCTGATCGTCGACTACCTCGGCATCTTCGACGACGTCGCCAAGTCACTCGCGTTCGACGAGACCACCGTCCAGCAGGTCATCTCCAACATCGAGGAGCTGAAGAAGCGGCTCGCACCTGCGATGGCGACCGCCATCGCGTTCTTCCCCGGCGTCGACCGCACCATCGGTGGCTACGAGGGACTCATCCAGGCACAGGCCGCTATCGCCGACGACACCATCAAGGACGCGTTCGGGTCGGCATACAGCGTGGTGTCTCAGTTGTGGGAGGCGCTCAGCCCCGACCCGATGCTCAAGCCGCACCGCGACGATTACAAGTGGCTCACTGACGTGTACGAGTCGGTGCGGCCCGCCGACATCACTGGTCGGCTGGTGTGGCATGCGCTGGGGGCCAAAACCATCGAGCTGATCAACGAGAACATCCAGGTCGAGATCCCCCAGGGTGCAGAGACCATCGTTCTCGACGCCCAGACCATCGAAGACCTGATGACCGGCACGCGCAAGGACGTGCCGCTCAAGGAGATCGAGAAGCAGATCACCGCCCGCATCGCCAAGCACCTCAACAACCCGGTCTTCATCGAGCTCGGACAGCGCCTCAATGCGCTGCGCGAGAAGTACGCCGACATCCAGCAGTCCAGCCTCGACTTCCTCCGGGAACTGCTCGAGCTGGCCAAAGACACCGTCGCCGCCGAGAAGGCCGAGGAGCTCATCCCCCGCGAGGAGAAGGGCAAAGCCGCCCTCACCGAACTCTTCGAGGCGCTCAAGGGAGACGAGACCCCGATCATCGTCTCCAACGTGGTCGACCGCATCGACGACGTCGTCCGAGCCGTCCGCTTCGACGGATGGCAGTCGACCATCGCCGGCGACCAGGAGGTCCGCAAGGCCCTGCGCCAGACCCTTTACGTCCAGTTCAAGATCCGTGACAACGACGTCTTTGAGAAGGCCCTCGGCTACGTCCGTGAGTACTACTAG
- a CDS encoding TIGR03560 family F420-dependent LLM class oxidoreductase, whose amino-acid sequence MTRFGVHLGLQNCQPDDLRTAWRRIEEMGFHWISVWDHFYGATGDPADAECLEAVTMHTALALDTTRVEVGCLVYSVGYRHPAVLAKAVTAIDLLSGGRAAIGLGGGWAEVEYSAYGIPFPAAGERLDQLSEAAACVRGLLRDEVTNFEGAHFRMVDARNEPRPAQRAIPVWIGGAGEKKTLRVAARYADGWNIPFVSPETFAHKAAVLDAHCEAVGRPASALRRAINLGLAWDDDSLNAQFGAIAEFVRPGVLGGSDQEVVDRIGTYVDAGADQVNLAIRAPFDLDALERFAGALGLS is encoded by the coding sequence ATGACCCGGTTCGGCGTACACCTCGGCCTTCAGAACTGCCAGCCCGATGACCTGCGGACAGCGTGGCGTCGCATCGAGGAGATGGGGTTCCACTGGATCTCGGTGTGGGACCACTTCTATGGCGCCACCGGAGACCCCGCCGACGCCGAATGCCTGGAGGCGGTGACCATGCACACCGCCTTGGCCTTGGACACCACCAGGGTCGAAGTCGGGTGTCTCGTCTACTCGGTGGGGTATCGCCATCCCGCCGTGCTGGCCAAAGCGGTCACCGCTATCGACTTGTTGTCGGGTGGGCGAGCCGCCATCGGGCTGGGGGGTGGCTGGGCCGAGGTCGAGTACTCCGCCTACGGAATCCCGTTCCCCGCGGCGGGGGAGCGCCTCGATCAACTATCGGAGGCGGCCGCCTGCGTGCGGGGTCTGCTCCGCGACGAGGTCACCAACTTCGAGGGCGCCCATTTCAGGATGGTTGACGCCCGCAACGAGCCCCGGCCCGCCCAACGTGCCATTCCGGTGTGGATTGGGGGAGCCGGGGAGAAGAAGACCCTCCGAGTAGCGGCCCGCTATGCCGACGGGTGGAACATCCCCTTCGTGTCACCCGAGACCTTCGCCCACAAGGCCGCGGTTCTCGACGCCCATTGTGAGGCTGTGGGGCGACCGGCATCGGCCCTACGGCGGGCGATCAACCTGGGACTGGCCTGGGATGACGACAGCCTGAACGCCCAGTTCGGTGCCATCGCCGAGTTCGTCCGGCCGGGAGTCCTGGGCGGATCAGACCAGGAGGTCGTGGATCGGATCGGTACCTACGTGGATGCCGGTGCCGATCAGGTGAACCTGGCCATCCGTGCTCCCTTCGACCTCGACGCCCTGGAACGCTTCGCAGGCGCGCTCGGCTTGAGCTGA
- a CDS encoding nuclear transport factor 2 family protein: MSPNDLVVIEEIKRLRYRYARFLDQKDWAGLESCFAAHATASFAGGAYTFSHRSDILRFIQDTAGLPTVLGSHHFHHPEIDLLADDEATATWAMADRVLLTDLDLVLEGAAYIEDRYERIDGRWVIAATAYRRIYEVLYPPSSVTGYQVTADWWSTGGRSNLNLD; this comes from the coding sequence GTGTCCCCCAACGATCTGGTCGTGATCGAGGAGATCAAGCGTCTTCGCTACCGCTACGCGCGGTTCTTGGACCAGAAGGATTGGGCGGGCCTGGAGTCCTGTTTCGCCGCTCACGCCACCGCCTCGTTCGCAGGTGGCGCCTACACCTTTTCGCACAGGTCCGACATCCTGCGGTTCATCCAGGACACCGCTGGCCTGCCCACGGTGCTGGGGAGTCACCATTTCCACCATCCTGAGATAGACCTGCTGGCCGATGACGAAGCCACCGCAACCTGGGCGATGGCCGACAGGGTGCTGCTGACCGACCTCGACTTGGTGCTCGAAGGAGCGGCCTACATAGAGGACCGTTACGAACGGATCGACGGACGCTGGGTCATCGCTGCCACCGCGTACCGCCGGATCTACGAGGTGCTCTACCCGCCGTCGTCGGTCACCGGCTACCAGGTGACTGCAGACTGGTGGTCGACCGGCGGTCGGTCGAATCTGAATCTGGACTGA
- a CDS encoding DUF1697 domain-containing protein: MASPSPSRHVALLRGINVGGRNPVPMADLRAAVEEAGFDRVVTYIQSGNVVFDGHGSIEELERRVSACVAERFGLSLVVVVRSCDQVRRVVAEAPGGFGTRPDTFHSDVVYLKSPLTSSEAMAVVKCRDGVDEAWPGDGVVYFQRLSARRAQSHMSKIIGTPPYQQMTIRNWATTTKLLALLDT; the protein is encoded by the coding sequence ATGGCGTCACCGTCCCCGAGCCGTCACGTGGCCCTTTTGCGGGGGATCAACGTCGGTGGCCGCAACCCGGTACCGATGGCAGATCTCCGAGCCGCTGTCGAGGAAGCGGGATTCGACCGGGTCGTTACCTACATCCAATCCGGCAACGTGGTGTTCGACGGTCATGGCTCCATCGAGGAACTGGAACGACGGGTCTCTGCCTGTGTGGCCGAACGGTTCGGACTCTCGTTGGTAGTAGTCGTCCGATCCTGCGATCAGGTGAGGCGCGTTGTTGCTGAGGCTCCGGGCGGCTTCGGTACGCGCCCGGACACCTTTCATAGCGATGTCGTGTACCTCAAATCCCCACTCACCAGCTCCGAAGCGATGGCGGTGGTGAAATGCCGGGACGGGGTGGACGAGGCGTGGCCTGGAGACGGCGTCGTCTACTTCCAGCGCCTCAGTGCGCGCCGGGCCCAGAGCCACATGTCGAAGATCATCGGCACCCCGCCTTACCAGCAGATGACCATCCGCAACTGGGCCACCACCACCAAACTCCTAGCCCTCCTGGACACCTGA
- a CDS encoding ATP-binding cassette domain-containing protein, translating into MPSTVRVSHVTRRYGPVAVLDDVSFDLAPGITALLGPNGAGKTTLLGLLSTASRADEGEITVLGHRTDGPLAERTEIRRRLGFLPQEVRFPAGMTAFGFLDYIAVLKEWDDSSARHAEVRRVLALVALDDRPTIKVRKLSGGQRRRLAFAQSLIGDPDLLILDEPTTGLDPEQRAMFRATLSERARAGTVLLATHQTEDVAAVCDRVIVLVGGRLAYDGDVAGFVASARDRVWLHDRPVADAVATWRDPAGGVRSVGGTPPTGAQAVPPTVEDAYLLLVGPAAMEGAA; encoded by the coding sequence ATGCCCAGCACCGTCCGCGTCTCGCACGTGACCCGCCGCTACGGCCCGGTCGCCGTCCTCGACGACGTCAGCTTCGACCTCGCCCCGGGAATCACCGCGCTGTTGGGCCCCAACGGCGCGGGCAAGACGACGCTGCTCGGGTTGCTGAGTACCGCGTCCCGAGCCGACGAGGGCGAGATCACGGTTCTCGGACATCGCACCGACGGCCCGCTGGCCGAGCGCACCGAGATCCGTCGCCGGTTGGGCTTCCTTCCCCAGGAGGTCCGGTTCCCTGCTGGGATGACAGCCTTCGGGTTCCTCGACTACATCGCGGTGCTCAAGGAGTGGGATGACAGCTCCGCTCGCCACGCCGAGGTACGGCGGGTGCTCGCGCTCGTCGCGCTGGACGACCGCCCCACGATCAAGGTGCGGAAGCTCTCGGGTGGCCAGCGCCGCAGATTGGCCTTCGCCCAGTCGCTCATCGGCGACCCGGACCTGCTGATCCTCGACGAGCCCACCACCGGCCTCGACCCAGAACAGCGGGCGATGTTCCGGGCCACCTTGTCGGAACGAGCCCGCGCCGGCACCGTGCTGCTGGCCACCCACCAGACCGAGGACGTCGCTGCGGTGTGCGACCGGGTGATCGTCCTCGTAGGCGGGCGCCTGGCCTACGACGGCGACGTCGCCGGGTTCGTAGCGTCGGCCCGAGACCGGGTGTGGCTCCACGACCGACCGGTTGCCGACGCGGTGGCGACCTGGCGCGACCCGGCTGGTGGGGTGCGATCCGTCGGCGGAACGCCCCCGACCGGAGCACAGGCGGTGCCACCGACCGTCGAGGACGCCTACCTGCTCCTCGTCGGGCCTGCTGCGATGGAGGGGGCGGCATGA
- a CDS encoding aromatic ring-hydroxylating dioxygenase subunit alpha — translation MTDHHRAALLDRSLTERALRAVLEGTTDLAPEVLRVPLGYYRDPAHLERELAMLRTVPLAIVPSVQVPTQNDFVVREVLGTSLLITRDGEGAAHVLLNYCRHRGARPAQGCGNARRHTCPYHAWTYDPAGTLVGLPGAEGFTDIETADHGLVELPSEERHGFIWASLTKGSPIDVAEHLGPLDPELEAWNYGHYGYLTERQFTSGVNWKGALEAFAEGYHFPYVHGQSVIGQNTVANTSIHDPFGCHHRLGFPFNWITALADDPAGSWDPTDQMGVIYWIYPNLILANSPVGVEIIDILPVAEPTACSVRHSWMARFPATTDEEQASYHAIYDQVHAAVRDEDFTMLPSCGDGVRNAQHDHMLIGRNEIGVQHMIRTLAATINLDLP, via the coding sequence ATCACCGACCATCACCGTGCCGCATTGCTCGATCGCTCTTTGACCGAGCGTGCGTTGAGGGCAGTGCTCGAGGGCACCACCGACCTCGCCCCCGAGGTACTACGGGTCCCGCTCGGCTACTACCGCGACCCGGCGCACCTCGAACGTGAGCTGGCGATGCTGCGCACGGTTCCGCTCGCGATCGTTCCATCTGTCCAGGTCCCGACGCAGAACGACTTCGTTGTCCGCGAGGTGCTCGGAACCTCGTTGCTCATCACCCGTGACGGCGAGGGGGCCGCGCATGTGTTGTTGAACTATTGCCGTCACCGCGGCGCCCGCCCCGCCCAGGGGTGCGGGAACGCTCGCCGGCACACCTGCCCCTACCACGCATGGACCTACGACCCGGCGGGCACTCTCGTCGGTCTGCCCGGGGCCGAAGGCTTCACCGACATCGAAACCGCTGACCATGGCCTGGTCGAGCTCCCGTCCGAGGAACGTCACGGCTTCATCTGGGCATCGCTTACCAAGGGAAGCCCGATCGATGTGGCTGAACATCTCGGCCCACTCGATCCCGAGCTCGAAGCGTGGAACTACGGCCACTATGGCTATCTCACCGAACGCCAGTTCACCTCAGGCGTGAACTGGAAAGGAGCGCTCGAAGCGTTCGCCGAGGGCTACCACTTCCCCTATGTCCACGGCCAGAGCGTGATCGGCCAGAACACCGTCGCCAACACCAGCATCCACGACCCGTTCGGATGCCACCATCGCCTCGGGTTCCCATTCAACTGGATCACCGCGCTCGCCGACGACCCCGCCGGCTCATGGGACCCCACGGACCAGATGGGTGTCATCTACTGGATCTACCCGAACCTGATCCTCGCCAACAGCCCCGTCGGCGTCGAGATCATCGATATCCTCCCGGTCGCAGAACCCACGGCCTGCAGCGTGCGCCACAGCTGGATGGCCCGCTTCCCGGCGACCACCGACGAGGAGCAGGCCAGCTATCACGCCATCTACGACCAGGTTCACGCCGCGGTGCGCGACGAGGACTTCACCATGCTGCCCTCATGCGGCGACGGAGTCCGAAACGCCCAGCACGACCACATGCTGATCGGTCGTAACGAGATCGGCGTCCAGCACATGATCCGCACCCTCGCAGCCACCATCAACCTCGACCTCCCATGA
- a CDS encoding TetR/AcrR family transcriptional regulator, which yields MRRHGWGGNLPENDDEARARILAAAKELLEMRPTQAPSISEVADQLSVTRQTVYRYYPSSQALLTASVSDGIDAFLDDIARHLRRTTDPADAVVEGIAYTYEQMQQRPDLALLLATAGGPTQEITSPTALALGRSILERLPVDWSAASYRDEELNELVELMLRTLQSFIVDPGTPPRSARQLRRYLHRWIGPAVAPSAALTP from the coding sequence ATGAGGCGTCACGGCTGGGGAGGCAACCTCCCCGAGAACGACGACGAGGCGCGAGCGCGAATCCTCGCCGCGGCCAAGGAACTTCTGGAGATGCGCCCGACACAGGCCCCGAGCATCTCCGAGGTCGCCGACCAGCTCTCGGTCACCCGCCAAACCGTCTACCGCTACTACCCCAGCAGCCAGGCGCTGCTCACCGCTTCAGTCAGCGACGGTATCGACGCCTTTCTCGATGACATTGCCCGGCATTTGCGCCGCACCACCGACCCGGCCGACGCCGTCGTCGAAGGCATCGCCTACACGTACGAGCAAATGCAGCAACGCCCCGACCTCGCTCTACTGCTCGCGACCGCCGGTGGGCCCACCCAGGAGATCACGTCCCCTACGGCGCTGGCCCTCGGTCGGTCGATCCTCGAACGGCTCCCCGTCGACTGGTCCGCCGCCAGCTACCGCGACGAGGAGCTCAACGAGCTCGTCGAGCTCATGCTCCGTACGCTCCAATCCTTCATCGTCGATCCGGGCACACCACCACGCTCGGCCCGGCAACTCCGCCGCTACCTGCACCGCTGGATCGGCCCAGCCGTCGCTCCCTCCGCCGCGCTGACGCCTTGA
- a CDS encoding RNA polymerase sigma factor, with the protein MDRPWLVARLRARCWDDALVADAVQDTFLAVWRGAARWRADGDVGAWIWGIGVRQLVTHLRRAGRHARPAPFSSQGDVVSTEERVLESIDLGEAGAVLASLSPELMEVVQAMVFDGLTAKETGRMLGVPEGTVKGRMRKAKTVLRTELAGTSLQVGDLR; encoded by the coding sequence GTGGATCGGCCGTGGTTGGTCGCCCGACTGCGGGCCCGTTGCTGGGACGATGCGCTGGTGGCCGATGCGGTCCAGGACACCTTCCTGGCGGTGTGGCGGGGCGCTGCCCGATGGCGAGCTGACGGCGATGTCGGTGCGTGGATCTGGGGGATCGGCGTGCGCCAGCTCGTCACCCACCTGCGCCGGGCCGGTCGTCACGCCCGACCGGCACCGTTCTCGTCGCAGGGCGATGTGGTGAGCACCGAGGAGCGGGTGCTGGAGTCGATCGACCTCGGCGAGGCGGGGGCGGTGCTGGCGTCACTCTCACCAGAGTTGATGGAGGTGGTGCAGGCGATGGTCTTCGACGGCCTGACGGCGAAGGAGACGGGGCGGATGCTCGGTGTCCCCGAGGGAACGGTGAAGGGCCGGATGCGCAAGGCCAAGACCGTCCTGCGAACCGAGCTGGCTGGCACGTCGTTGCAGGTGGGAGATCTCCGATGA
- a CDS encoding integrase, whose translation MNRLGHTTHRAALRYQHATRTRDRAIPEALDELLAPRST comes from the coding sequence ATGAACCGCCTCGGCCACACCACCCACCGAGCCGCCCTCCGCTACCAACACGCCACCAGAACGCGCGACCGAGCCATTCCGGAGGCACTCGACGAGCTTCTCGCCCCACGGTCGACCTGA
- a CDS encoding DsbA family protein, which yields MTSSTQVEVFADVLCPFTHVGLRRLVERRESLGRTDVGLWVRSWPLEVVNGHPLDAAFIAEEVLEIREQVAPDLFAGFDPEAWPATAIPALALAVAAYRVSPITGEAVSLELRHRLFELGEDISDADVLAEVSGAYGVETSDDDVIGVHREHAEGVERKVTGSPHFFTAHQSFFCPVLKVGRDEDGALRVRPDHEGFDQFMEACFGI from the coding sequence ATGACCAGCTCCACCCAGGTCGAGGTGTTTGCCGACGTTTTGTGCCCGTTCACCCATGTCGGGTTGCGCCGTCTGGTCGAGCGGCGGGAGTCGCTGGGTCGTACCGACGTGGGTCTTTGGGTGAGGTCCTGGCCGTTGGAGGTCGTGAACGGCCATCCTCTGGACGCCGCCTTCATTGCCGAAGAGGTGCTGGAGATCCGCGAACAGGTGGCGCCCGACCTCTTCGCAGGTTTCGACCCCGAGGCGTGGCCCGCCACGGCCATCCCTGCGCTGGCTCTGGCGGTAGCGGCCTACCGGGTGTCGCCGATCACCGGGGAAGCCGTGAGCCTTGAGCTCCGCCATCGATTGTTCGAGCTAGGAGAGGACATCTCCGATGCCGATGTTCTGGCCGAGGTTTCGGGCGCGTACGGAGTGGAGACCTCCGATGACGACGTGATCGGAGTCCACCGAGAACACGCGGAGGGGGTTGAGCGCAAGGTGACGGGCTCACCTCACTTCTTCACCGCCCACCAGTCGTTCTTCTGTCCTGTGTTGAAGGTCGGACGCGACGAGGACGGCGCGCTGCGAGTGAGGCCCGACCATGAAGGTTTCGATCAGTTCATGGAAGCCTGCTTCGGCATCTGA